In Cucurbita pepo subsp. pepo cultivar mu-cu-16 chromosome LG04, ASM280686v2, whole genome shotgun sequence, the following are encoded in one genomic region:
- the LOC111792646 gene encoding probable serine/threonine-protein kinase WNK9 isoform X2, with protein sequence METIDSITGFSNLLQPPDFSQYVEIDPTGRYGRYNEILGKGASKTVYRAFDEYEGIEVAWNQVKLCNFLQCPEDLERLYSEIHLLKTLKHKNIMKFYTSWVDTANRNINFVTEMFTSGTLRQYRLKHRRVNIRAVKRWCRQILRGLLYLHSQNPPVIHRDLKCDNILVNGNQGEIKIGDLGLAAILRKSHADHCVGTPEFMAPEVYEEAYNELGKKPDALYKVKDPSMRQFVEKCLAPVSCRPSARELLSDPFLQIDDCESKLQLSGCPRELDCIAFTTAHPFLERQGSFSSINYRLEASDEWRCHSVQTEPDGFELFENDDDDQLENLDNSIKGKIREDGSIVLRLRIADKEGRIRNIYFPFDTKNDTALTVATEMIAELDITDQDVIKIAEKIDGEIASLVPEWKSGPGIDETPRISYDGGCQSHDAANHSCDHSLIGNNQNGEKLYQILNLSTVERASVHELFKQDSLKADRPPEPVVESPPKVSSQHYQPNSVLLEDPALGSHSFRHSHSNQNFKKIGQSIIVGDDKEKILDKNAIARTSLRSLLGSRSLSTVPSYREDKFASQIHREIRWLWN encoded by the exons ATGGAAACAATTGATTCAATTACTGGTTTCTCTAATCTTCTTCAACCTCCAGATTTCTCTCAGTATGTTGAAATTGATCCGACTGGCAGATATGGAAGA TATAATGAAATCCTCGGCAAAGGAGCTTCCAAGACAGT TTACAGAGCGTTTGATGAATATGAAGGGATTGAAGTTGCTTGGAACCAGGTCAAGCTCTGTAACTTCCTTCAATGCCCTGAAGATCTTGAGAGGCTATACTCTGAGATTCatcttttaaaaacattgaagcATAAGAacattatgaaattttatacCTCATGGGTCGATACTGCAAATAGGAACATCAACTTTGTTACTGAAATGTTCACCTCTGGGACTTTGAGGCA ATATCGGCTAAAACATAGGAGAGTTAACATTAGAGCAGTGAAGCGATGGTGCAGACAAATCTTGAGGGGTCTTCTCTATTTGCATAGCCAGAACCCTCCTGTGATCCACAGAGATCTCAAGTGCGATAACATTTTAGTTAATGGTAATCaaggagaaattaaaattggagaTCTTGGTCTTGCTGCTATTCTCCGGAAATCGCATGCTGATCATTGCGTCG GGACACCAGAGTTCATGGCTCCTGAAGTATATGAAGAGGCTTATAATGAATTG GGCAAGAAACCAGATGCCTTATATAAAGTGAAGGATCCGAGCATGCGGCAATTTGTCGAGAAATGCTTGGCACCAGTCTCTTGTAGACCTTCAGCAAGGGAACTTTTGAGTGACCCTTTTCTCCAAATTGATGATTGTGAAAGTAAGTTACAACTTTCAGGATGTCCGAGAGAACTTGACTGTATTGCTTTTACTACAGCACACCCTTTCCTTGAACGACAAGGAAGTTTCAGCTCGATTAATTACCGTTTGGAGGCCTCAGATGAATGGAGGTGTCATTCGGTTCAGACTGAACCCGATGGGTTCGAACTTTTTgagaatgatgatgatgaccAATTGGAAAACCTTGATAACAGTATTAAGGGGAAGATAAGAGAAGATGGCAGCATTGTTCTAAGACTTAGGATTGCAGATAAAGAAG GACGGATTCGAAACATTTACTTCCCGTTTGACACCAAGAATGATACAGCATTGACGGTTGCTACTGAAATGATAGCAGAACTTGATATTACCGACCAAGATGTGATCAAGATAGCTGAAAAAATTGATGGGGAAATTGCTTCCTTGGTACCTGAGTGGAAGTCGGGGCCTGGAATAGATGAAACACCTCGTATCTCTTACGATGGTGGCTGTCAAAGCCACGACGCTGCTAACCATTCATGTGATCATAGTTTGATAGGGAATAaccaaaatggagaaaaacTCTATCAGATTTTAAACTTAAGCACAGTTGAACGTGCTTCGGTGCACGAACTTTTCAAGCAGGACTCCCTCAAAGCTGATCGGCCTCCAGAACCTGTGGTAGAGAGTCCACCAAAAGTGTCAAGCCAGCATTATCAGCCAAACTCAGTCCTCCTTGAAGATCCAGCTCTTGGTTCTCATAGTTTTAGGCATAGCCATTctaatcaaaatttcaagaaaatagGCCAGTCGATCATTGTTGGGgatgacaaagaaaaaatactAGATAAAAATGCCATTGCAAGAACTTCACTCAGAAGCTTGCTGGGTTCCCGATCGCTGTCCACAGTTCCATCCTATCGTGAAGATAAATTTGCATCCCAAATTCATCGAGAAATTAGATGGCTATGGAATTGA
- the LOC111792646 gene encoding probable serine/threonine-protein kinase WNK9 isoform X1 — protein sequence METIDSITGFSNLLQPPDFSQYVEIDPTGRYGRYNEILGKGASKTVYRAFDEYEGIEVAWNQVKLCNFLQCPEDLERLYSEIHLLKTLKHKNIMKFYTSWVDTANRNINFVTEMFTSGTLRQYRLKHRRVNIRAVKRWCRQILRGLLYLHSQNPPVIHRDLKCDNILVNGNQGEIKIGDLGLAAILRKSHADHCVGTPEFMAPEVYEEAYNELVDIYSFGMCVLEMVTFEYPYSECNHPVQIYKKVISGKKPDALYKVKDPSMRQFVEKCLAPVSCRPSARELLSDPFLQIDDCESKLQLSGCPRELDCIAFTTAHPFLERQGSFSSINYRLEASDEWRCHSVQTEPDGFELFENDDDDQLENLDNSIKGKIREDGSIVLRLRIADKEGRIRNIYFPFDTKNDTALTVATEMIAELDITDQDVIKIAEKIDGEIASLVPEWKSGPGIDETPRISYDGGCQSHDAANHSCDHSLIGNNQNGEKLYQILNLSTVERASVHELFKQDSLKADRPPEPVVESPPKVSSQHYQPNSVLLEDPALGSHSFRHSHSNQNFKKIGQSIIVGDDKEKILDKNAIARTSLRSLLGSRSLSTVPSYREDKFASQIHREIRWLWN from the exons ATGGAAACAATTGATTCAATTACTGGTTTCTCTAATCTTCTTCAACCTCCAGATTTCTCTCAGTATGTTGAAATTGATCCGACTGGCAGATATGGAAGA TATAATGAAATCCTCGGCAAAGGAGCTTCCAAGACAGT TTACAGAGCGTTTGATGAATATGAAGGGATTGAAGTTGCTTGGAACCAGGTCAAGCTCTGTAACTTCCTTCAATGCCCTGAAGATCTTGAGAGGCTATACTCTGAGATTCatcttttaaaaacattgaagcATAAGAacattatgaaattttatacCTCATGGGTCGATACTGCAAATAGGAACATCAACTTTGTTACTGAAATGTTCACCTCTGGGACTTTGAGGCA ATATCGGCTAAAACATAGGAGAGTTAACATTAGAGCAGTGAAGCGATGGTGCAGACAAATCTTGAGGGGTCTTCTCTATTTGCATAGCCAGAACCCTCCTGTGATCCACAGAGATCTCAAGTGCGATAACATTTTAGTTAATGGTAATCaaggagaaattaaaattggagaTCTTGGTCTTGCTGCTATTCTCCGGAAATCGCATGCTGATCATTGCGTCG GGACACCAGAGTTCATGGCTCCTGAAGTATATGAAGAGGCTTATAATGAATTGGTAGACATTTATTCTTTTGGGATGTGTGTTTTGGAGATGGTTACATTTGAATATCCATATAGTGAATGTAATCATCCTGTTCAAATCTATAAGAAAGTAATTTCT GGCAAGAAACCAGATGCCTTATATAAAGTGAAGGATCCGAGCATGCGGCAATTTGTCGAGAAATGCTTGGCACCAGTCTCTTGTAGACCTTCAGCAAGGGAACTTTTGAGTGACCCTTTTCTCCAAATTGATGATTGTGAAAGTAAGTTACAACTTTCAGGATGTCCGAGAGAACTTGACTGTATTGCTTTTACTACAGCACACCCTTTCCTTGAACGACAAGGAAGTTTCAGCTCGATTAATTACCGTTTGGAGGCCTCAGATGAATGGAGGTGTCATTCGGTTCAGACTGAACCCGATGGGTTCGAACTTTTTgagaatgatgatgatgaccAATTGGAAAACCTTGATAACAGTATTAAGGGGAAGATAAGAGAAGATGGCAGCATTGTTCTAAGACTTAGGATTGCAGATAAAGAAG GACGGATTCGAAACATTTACTTCCCGTTTGACACCAAGAATGATACAGCATTGACGGTTGCTACTGAAATGATAGCAGAACTTGATATTACCGACCAAGATGTGATCAAGATAGCTGAAAAAATTGATGGGGAAATTGCTTCCTTGGTACCTGAGTGGAAGTCGGGGCCTGGAATAGATGAAACACCTCGTATCTCTTACGATGGTGGCTGTCAAAGCCACGACGCTGCTAACCATTCATGTGATCATAGTTTGATAGGGAATAaccaaaatggagaaaaacTCTATCAGATTTTAAACTTAAGCACAGTTGAACGTGCTTCGGTGCACGAACTTTTCAAGCAGGACTCCCTCAAAGCTGATCGGCCTCCAGAACCTGTGGTAGAGAGTCCACCAAAAGTGTCAAGCCAGCATTATCAGCCAAACTCAGTCCTCCTTGAAGATCCAGCTCTTGGTTCTCATAGTTTTAGGCATAGCCATTctaatcaaaatttcaagaaaatagGCCAGTCGATCATTGTTGGGgatgacaaagaaaaaatactAGATAAAAATGCCATTGCAAGAACTTCACTCAGAAGCTTGCTGGGTTCCCGATCGCTGTCCACAGTTCCATCCTATCGTGAAGATAAATTTGCATCCCAAATTCATCGAGAAATTAGATGGCTATGGAATTGA